The Helianthus annuus cultivar XRQ/B chromosome 16, HanXRQr2.0-SUNRISE, whole genome shotgun sequence genome includes a window with the following:
- the LOC110920352 gene encoding cold-inducible RNA-binding protein-like: protein MGVNQKDITKFFVSNLPEKCSSKDIGEVFSRFGEVAEVYVARKRDKLGNRFGFVSFRGVRDKRAMEQCLKDINMGNFKLVVNVARFAAENNDGSQQPEKNYNPSRSFGENFMGGGKGQHSMPQPNSNFAPNPWGSSFRDTLMGSSKGVGLDDKMVEVSQFVKLLGEWKIRV from the coding sequence ATGGGGGTAAATCAAAAAGACATAACTAAGTTCTTTGTTTCTAATCTGCCGGAGAAGTGTAGTTCCAAGGATATCGGGGAGGTTTTCAGTAGATTCGGTGAAGTTGCTGAGGTGTACGTTGCAAGAAAAAGGGATAAGTTAGGTAACCGATTTGGGTTTGTTTCCTTCAGAGGGGTGCGAGACAAAAGGGCAATGGAACAGTGTTTGAAGGACATTAATATGGGTAATTTCAAACTTGTGGTTAACGTGGCAAGATTTGCAGCGGAAAATAACGATGGAAGTCAGCAGCCGGAGAAGAATTATAATCCTTCGAGAAGTTTTGGCGAAAATTTTATGGGTGGTGGCAAGGGTCAGCATAGCATGCCCCAGCCCAACAGTAACTTCGCTCCAAACCCCTGGGGATCTTCGTTCAGGGACACTCTGATGGGCTCTTCCAAGGGAGTTGGTTTGGATGATAAGATGGTTGAAGTGTCCCAGTTCGTGAAACTGTTGGGGGAGTGGAAAATAAGAGTTTGA